In a single window of the uncultured Dysgonomonas sp. genome:
- the rpoC gene encoding DNA-directed RNA polymerase subunit beta', translating into MAFRKENKVKSSFSKITVSLASPEEILEASSGEVLKPETINYRTYKPERDGLFCERIFGPVKDYECHCGKYKRIRYKGIVCDRCGVEVTEKKVRRERTGHIHLVVPVAHIWYFRSLPNKMGYLLGIPTKKLDSIIYYERYVVIQSGIAVEEGVAEKDLLTEDEYLNILDKLPKENQLLDDTDPNKFIAKMGAEAVYDLLSRINLDSLANNLRHKASTDTSQQRKNEALKQLQVVEAFRGSKGKNKPEWMIVKIVPVIPPELRPLVPLDGGRFATSDLNDLYRRVIIRNNRLKRLIDIKAPEVILRNEKRMLQEAVDSLFDNSRKSSAVKTDANRPLKSLSDSLKGKQGRFRQNLLGKRVDYSARSVIVVGPELKMHECGIPQDMAAELYKPFIIRKLIERGIVKTVKSAKKIVDRKEPVVWDILEHVMKGHPVLLNRAPTLHRLGIQAFQPKMIGGKAIQLHPLSCTAFNADFDGDQMAVHLPLGNEAILEAQMLMLASHNILNPANGAPITVPSQDMVLGLYYITKIRKGAKGEGLIFYGPEEAIIAYNEGKVDIHALIKVYVNDLDETGNVAKLMRETTVGRVLVNEKTPVEVGFINEVLSKKSLRDIIGNVIKIAGVAKTAQFLDDIKDLGYTMAFRGGLSFNLEDVIIPEEKDELVLQGYDEVEQIMNNYNMGFITYNERYNQIIDTWTHVNSRLSNILMKQLSEDNQGFNSVYMMLDSGARGSKEQIRQLSGMRGLMAKPQKSGAEGAQIIENPILSNFKEGLSVLEYFISTHGARKGLADTALKTADAGYLTRRLVDVSQDVIINEEDCGTLRGLVCTELKNNEEVVASLYERILGRVSVHDIQHPLTGELIVKSGEEIKEDTAAKIQNSPIESVEIRSVLTCESKKGVCGKCYGRNLATGRMVQRGEAVGVIAAQSIGEPGTQLTLRTFHVGGIASNIATESSIVAKYDGVLEIDDLRIVEAIDETGKKTQIVVSRLVELRLVDPNTKIVLLTHNIPYGSKLYFKDGAKVKKDDLICEWDPFNAVIISEATGRIKFENVIENVTYKVESDEQTGLKEKIIVESRDKTKAPEAHILDEKGNMMKMYSLPLGAHIVKDDNDTIKAGDVLVKIPRAVGKAGDITGGLPRVTELFEARNPSNPAVVSEIDGEISFGKIKRGNREVIVTSKLGEVKKYLVPLSKQILVQENDFVRAGMPLSDGATTPSDILAIMGPTAVQEYIVNEVQDVYRLQGVKINDKHFEVIVRQMMRKVEVIDPGDTRFLEQQVIDKYDVMEENDRIWGKKVVLDAGDSATFEPGQIVTARKLRDENSMLKRRDLRPVEVRDAIPATANQILQGITRAALQTQSFMSAASFQETTKVLNDAAINAKVDRLEGLKENVICGHLLPAGTGQREFEKLVVGTKEDFDRIAATRKTVVDFDAVE; encoded by the coding sequence ATGGCTTTTAGAAAAGAAAATAAAGTAAAGAGTAGCTTTTCAAAAATAACCGTGAGCCTTGCCTCTCCCGAAGAAATTCTGGAAGCATCGAGCGGGGAAGTTTTGAAACCCGAAACTATCAACTACCGTACTTACAAACCAGAACGTGACGGACTTTTCTGCGAACGTATATTCGGACCTGTAAAGGACTACGAATGTCATTGTGGTAAATACAAAAGAATCCGCTACAAAGGTATTGTCTGCGACCGTTGCGGTGTTGAAGTAACAGAAAAGAAAGTTCGCCGCGAACGTACAGGGCATATCCACTTGGTGGTTCCGGTAGCTCATATCTGGTACTTCCGTTCTCTACCTAACAAGATGGGTTATCTGCTAGGTATCCCTACTAAGAAACTGGATTCAATCATTTACTACGAACGTTATGTAGTGATCCAATCCGGTATCGCAGTAGAAGAAGGAGTAGCAGAAAAAGACCTTCTTACAGAAGATGAATATCTGAATATATTGGATAAACTCCCTAAAGAAAATCAGCTGTTGGACGATACCGATCCTAACAAGTTTATTGCTAAAATGGGAGCAGAGGCAGTTTATGATTTATTGTCACGTATCAATCTGGATTCGTTGGCTAACAACCTCCGTCACAAAGCCAGTACAGATACATCTCAACAACGTAAGAATGAAGCGTTGAAACAACTTCAGGTTGTAGAAGCGTTCCGTGGATCGAAAGGCAAGAATAAACCTGAATGGATGATCGTTAAGATCGTTCCTGTTATTCCGCCGGAACTTCGTCCTCTTGTTCCGTTAGATGGTGGTCGTTTTGCTACATCCGACCTGAATGACTTGTATCGTCGTGTTATTATCCGTAACAACCGTCTGAAAAGACTTATCGATATCAAAGCGCCGGAAGTAATCTTGCGTAATGAAAAACGTATGCTTCAGGAAGCTGTCGATTCATTATTCGATAACTCACGTAAGTCAAGTGCGGTTAAAACAGACGCTAACCGTCCGTTGAAGTCACTTTCCGACAGTTTGAAAGGTAAACAAGGACGTTTCCGTCAAAACTTGTTGGGTAAACGTGTCGACTATTCAGCTCGTTCGGTAATTGTCGTTGGTCCTGAATTGAAGATGCACGAGTGCGGTATTCCTCAGGATATGGCAGCCGAGCTGTACAAACCGTTTATCATCCGTAAGTTGATCGAACGCGGTATCGTTAAGACCGTAAAATCAGCGAAGAAAATAGTAGACCGCAAGGAACCTGTTGTTTGGGATATCCTCGAACACGTAATGAAAGGACATCCTGTGTTGCTCAACCGTGCCCCTACACTTCACCGTTTAGGTATACAGGCATTCCAGCCAAAAATGATCGGAGGTAAAGCAATTCAGCTACACCCACTATCGTGTACGGCGTTCAATGCTGACTTCGACGGTGACCAGATGGCCGTTCACTTACCACTAGGTAATGAAGCTATCCTCGAAGCTCAGATGTTGATGCTTGCATCTCACAATATCCTTAACCCTGCGAATGGTGCACCTATTACTGTACCTTCTCAGGACATGGTTCTCGGATTATATTATATTACTAAGATACGCAAGGGAGCTAAAGGCGAAGGCCTTATATTCTACGGCCCGGAAGAAGCAATCATCGCTTATAATGAAGGAAAAGTAGATATTCATGCCCTTATTAAAGTATATGTAAATGATCTGGATGAAACAGGAAACGTTGCCAAACTGATGCGCGAAACTACTGTCGGACGTGTTCTTGTTAACGAGAAGACACCGGTAGAAGTAGGTTTTATCAATGAAGTACTTTCTAAGAAATCGCTTCGTGATATCATCGGTAACGTGATCAAAATAGCCGGAGTTGCCAAAACAGCACAGTTCCTTGATGATATAAAAGACTTAGGATATACAATGGCATTCCGTGGAGGTTTGTCGTTTAATCTTGAGGATGTAATTATACCGGAAGAAAAAGATGAATTGGTTCTTCAGGGTTATGACGAAGTTGAGCAGATAATGAATAACTACAATATGGGATTCATTACCTACAACGAACGTTACAACCAGATTATCGATACATGGACTCACGTTAACTCCAGACTGTCAAATATTCTGATGAAACAGTTATCGGAAGACAATCAGGGATTCAACTCTGTATATATGATGTTGGATTCAGGAGCCCGTGGATCGAAAGAGCAGATCCGTCAGTTGTCAGGTATGCGTGGATTGATGGCAAAACCTCAGAAGAGTGGAGCTGAAGGAGCTCAGATTATTGAGAATCCGATCCTTTCCAACTTTAAAGAAGGTTTGTCAGTGTTAGAGTACTTTATCTCTACCCACGGTGCGCGTAAAGGTCTTGCGGATACAGCTTTGAAAACAGCCGATGCCGGATACTTAACACGTCGTCTGGTTGACGTTTCTCAAGATGTGATCATCAATGAAGAAGACTGTGGAACACTTCGCGGACTTGTTTGTACAGAGTTGAAGAACAACGAAGAAGTTGTGGCTTCTCTTTACGAACGTATCTTAGGCCGTGTATCTGTTCACGATATACAGCATCCGTTGACTGGCGAGTTAATCGTTAAATCGGGTGAAGAAATCAAAGAAGATACTGCAGCCAAAATTCAAAACTCTCCTATCGAAAGTGTTGAAATACGCTCGGTGCTTACTTGTGAATCCAAAAAAGGTGTTTGTGGAAAATGTTACGGACGTAACCTTGCCACAGGGCGTATGGTTCAGCGTGGTGAGGCAGTCGGTGTAATCGCTGCACAGTCAATCGGTGAGCCGGGTACACAGCTGACACTTCGTACATTCCACGTTGGGGGTATCGCATCTAATATTGCTACCGAAAGTAGTATTGTTGCAAAATATGACGGAGTATTGGAAATCGACGATCTACGTATAGTAGAAGCGATTGATGAAACCGGTAAAAAGACACAAATCGTAGTTAGCCGTTTGGTTGAACTTCGATTGGTTGACCCGAATACTAAAATTGTCCTTCTCACTCACAATATACCTTATGGTTCCAAACTTTATTTCAAAGACGGAGCTAAAGTGAAGAAAGATGACCTTATCTGCGAATGGGATCCATTTAACGCAGTTATCATTTCTGAAGCCACAGGACGTATCAAATTTGAAAATGTTATTGAGAATGTAACATACAAAGTTGAATCGGACGAACAAACTGGTTTGAAAGAAAAGATTATCGTTGAATCACGCGATAAAACCAAAGCACCAGAGGCTCATATCCTTGACGAAAAAGGGAATATGATGAAGATGTACAGCTTACCATTAGGTGCTCACATTGTAAAAGATGATAATGACACAATCAAAGCCGGAGATGTACTTGTTAAGATTCCTCGTGCCGTAGGTAAAGCAGGTGATATCACGGGAGGTTTGCCTCGTGTGACCGAGTTGTTCGAGGCTCGTAATCCTTCCAACCCTGCTGTGGTATCTGAAATCGACGGGGAAATCTCATTTGGTAAGATCAAACGTGGTAACAGAGAGGTTATAGTTACATCTAAACTTGGAGAAGTGAAGAAGTACCTTGTTCCTCTTTCGAAACAAATCCTTGTTCAGGAAAATGACTTCGTTAGAGCGGGTATGCCGTTATCAGACGGAGCAACTACTCCTTCGGACATCCTGGCTATTATGGGACCAACCGCCGTTCAGGAATACATTGTAAACGAAGTACAGGATGTATATCGTTTGCAAGGTGTGAAGATCAATGATAAACACTTCGAAGTGATTGTGCGTCAGATGATGCGCAAGGTAGAAGTGATCGATCCGGGTGATACCCGCTTCCTTGAACAACAGGTTATCGACAAGTATGATGTAATGGAAGAAAATGATAGAATCTGGGGTAAGAAAGTAGTATTGGATGCCGGTGATTCTGCCACATTCGAGCCGGGACAGATTGTAACTGCACGCAAACTGAGAGATGAGAACTCTATGCTAAAACGTAGAGACCTTCGTCCGGTAGAAGTGCGTGATGCAATCCCTGCTACTGCCAATCAGATACTTCAAGGTATTACACGTGCAGCCCTTCAAACTCAAAGCTTTATGTCGGCCGCTTCGTTCCAGGAAACTACAAAAGTACTGAACGATGCCGCTATCAATGCGAAAGTGGACAGACTGGAAGGTTTGAAAGAGAACGTAATCTGTGGACACTTGCTTCCTGCAGGTACAGGTCAGCGTGAATTCGAAAAACTTGTAGTTGGTACCAAAGAAGACTTTGACAGGATTGCTGCTACAAGAAAGACTGTTGTAGATTTTGACGCCGTAGAATAA
- the rplL gene encoding 50S ribosomal protein L7/L12 yields the protein MADIKAIAEQLVNLTVKEVSELAEILKTEYGIEPAAAAVAVAAGPAAAAEVVEEKTSFDVILKSAGANKLQVVKAVKELTGLGLKEAKDLVDGAPGELKKGVTKDEADALKKQLEEAGAEVELK from the coding sequence ATGGCAGATATCAAAGCTATTGCAGAACAACTAGTAAATTTGACAGTAAAAGAAGTAAGCGAATTAGCTGAAATTCTAAAAACTGAATATGGTATTGAACCAGCCGCTGCTGCTGTTGCAGTTGCTGCAGGACCAGCTGCTGCTGCTGAAGTAGTAGAAGAAAAAACATCTTTTGATGTAATCTTGAAATCAGCAGGAGCTAACAAACTACAAGTTGTTAAAGCTGTAAAAGAACTTACAGGACTTGGTTTGAAAGAGGCTAAAGATCTAGTAGATGGTGCTCCTGGTGAACTTAAAAAAGGAGTAACTAAAGATGAAGCTGACGCATTGAAAAAACAATTAGAAGAAGCTGGAGCCGAAGTTGAACTTAAGTAA
- the rpoB gene encoding DNA-directed RNA polymerase subunit beta, translating to MSSTTNQRVNFASIKNPLPYPDFLEVQLKSFRDFLQLDTPPERRKNEGLYKVFAENFPIADTRNNFVLEFLDYFIDPPRYTIDECIDRGLTYSVPLKAKLKLYCTDPDHEDFDTVIQDVYLGLIPYMTEKGTFVINGAERVVVSQLHRSPGVFFGQTMHANGTKLYSARIIPFKGSWIEFATDINNVMYAYIDRKKKLPVTTLLRAIGFESDRDILEIFDLAEEVKVTKQNIKKVLGRKLAARLLRTWMEDFVDEDTGEVTSIERNEVILERETVLDKDHLDLIIDSNIASILLHKDTQNISDFAIIYNTLQKDPSNSEIDAVRHIYRQLRSAEPADDTSAREVINNLFFSEKRYDLGEVGRYRLNKKLGLTTSTDIRVLTKEDIIEIIKFLIELINSKAIVDDIDHLSNRRVRTVGEQLFNQFGVGLNRMARIIRERMNVRDNEVFTPIDLINAKTISSVVNTFFGTNALSQFMDQTNPLAEITHKRRMSALGPGGLSRERAGFEVRDVHYTHYGRLCPIETPEGPNIGLISSLCVYAKINDLGFIETPYRKVADSKVDLSSNGIVYLAAEEEEDKLIAQGNAPLNDDGTFILKRVKARQDADYPVIAPEEVELMDVSPTQIASIAASLIPFLEHDDANRALMGSNMMRQAVPLMRTEAPIVGTGIEGQLIRDSRTQIVAEGAGEVVYVDASTIKIKYDRTADEDFVNFDDAVKTYNIPKFRKTNQNTTIDLRPICRKGERVVLGQILTEGYSTEKGELAIGKNLKVAFMPWKGYNFEDAIVLNERIVREDVFTSVHVEEFVLEVRDTKRGVEELTSDIPNVSEEATKDLDERGIIRIGARVSPGDILIGKITPKGESDPSPEEKLLRAIFGDKAGDVKDASLKASPSLKGVVVGTNLFSKASKKGKTKLSSKALLPKLDEEYEEKIAKVKSVLVDKLLILTDGKTSQGVKDYLNVDIIAKGSKFTKSALDNIDYESIQVSNWTADEHKNELIKDVIVNFLRKYKELDAELKRKRFDLTIGDELPSGIVQIAKVYVAKKRKVQVGDKMAGRHGNKGIVSRIVRQEDMPFLPDGTPVDIVLNPLGVPSRMNLGQIFETVLGWAGRELGVKFATPIFDGASLDDMNAWTDKAGVPRYGKVRLFDGGTGDRFDQHATVGIIYMLKLGHMVEDKMHARSIGPYSLITQQPLGGKAQFGGQRFGEMEVWALEAFGAAYILREILTIKSDDVVGRSKAYEAIVKGEPMPQPGIPESLNVLLHEMRGLGLSVSLD from the coding sequence ATGTCTTCAACAACAAATCAAAGAGTCAATTTCGCTTCAATCAAAAATCCGCTTCCTTACCCGGATTTCCTTGAAGTACAGTTAAAGTCATTCCGCGACTTTCTGCAACTTGATACCCCTCCTGAAAGAAGGAAAAACGAAGGCCTATACAAAGTTTTTGCTGAAAACTTTCCTATAGCCGATACACGAAACAACTTTGTATTAGAGTTTTTGGACTACTTCATCGACCCTCCCCGCTATACCATTGATGAGTGTATCGACAGAGGATTGACATATAGTGTTCCATTGAAAGCTAAGCTAAAACTTTATTGTACAGACCCAGACCACGAAGATTTTGATACAGTTATCCAGGATGTATATCTGGGACTGATTCCATATATGACTGAGAAAGGTACCTTTGTCATCAACGGAGCAGAACGTGTAGTCGTGTCTCAGTTGCACCGTTCACCCGGTGTGTTCTTCGGACAAACGATGCATGCAAATGGTACAAAGCTTTATTCGGCGCGTATCATTCCGTTCAAAGGTTCTTGGATCGAGTTTGCTACCGACATCAACAATGTCATGTATGCATACATCGACCGTAAGAAAAAATTACCGGTAACTACACTGCTTCGTGCTATCGGATTCGAAAGTGATAGAGATATCCTTGAGATTTTCGACCTGGCCGAAGAGGTTAAAGTTACAAAACAAAATATCAAGAAGGTGCTTGGCCGCAAGCTTGCAGCCAGACTATTGAGAACCTGGATGGAAGACTTTGTGGATGAAGATACCGGTGAGGTGACTTCAATCGAGCGTAACGAAGTTATTCTTGAACGCGAAACAGTACTGGACAAAGACCATCTTGATCTGATTATAGATTCGAACATAGCTTCTATCTTATTGCATAAGGATACGCAAAATATTTCTGATTTTGCCATTATCTACAATACCTTGCAAAAAGACCCGAGTAACTCGGAAATAGATGCAGTCCGTCATATATACAGACAGCTTCGTAGCGCTGAACCGGCTGACGATACCAGTGCTCGCGAGGTCATTAATAACTTGTTCTTCTCTGAAAAACGATACGACTTAGGTGAAGTAGGACGTTACAGGCTGAACAAGAAATTAGGTTTGACTACAAGTACAGATATCCGTGTATTAACGAAAGAAGATATTATTGAAATAATCAAGTTCCTTATCGAACTGATCAATTCAAAAGCTATCGTCGATGATATCGACCACTTGAGCAACCGTCGTGTTCGTACTGTTGGTGAGCAACTTTTCAACCAGTTTGGAGTTGGTCTTAACCGTATGGCACGTATCATTCGTGAAAGAATGAATGTACGCGACAATGAAGTCTTTACGCCGATCGATCTGATCAATGCGAAAACAATCTCATCTGTAGTAAATACATTCTTCGGTACGAATGCACTGTCTCAGTTTATGGATCAAACCAATCCATTGGCTGAAATCACTCACAAACGTCGTATGTCCGCACTGGGACCAGGTGGTCTTTCGCGCGAAAGAGCAGGTTTCGAGGTGCGTGACGTTCACTATACTCACTACGGACGTCTTTGTCCGATCGAGACTCCTGAAGGTCCGAATATCGGTCTGATCTCATCTCTTTGTGTATATGCTAAGATCAACGATTTAGGGTTTATCGAAACTCCATATCGTAAAGTCGCAGACAGCAAAGTAGACCTTTCATCAAACGGTATTGTTTATCTTGCTGCCGAAGAGGAAGAAGATAAACTTATTGCACAGGGTAATGCTCCGTTGAATGACGATGGAACGTTTATCCTTAAACGTGTGAAAGCTCGTCAGGATGCCGACTATCCGGTTATTGCACCGGAAGAAGTTGAATTGATGGACGTATCTCCTACTCAGATTGCATCTATCGCAGCTTCTTTGATTCCGTTCCTTGAGCATGACGATGCCAACCGTGCACTGATGGGATCGAACATGATGCGCCAGGCTGTACCATTGATGCGTACCGAAGCTCCTATCGTAGGTACGGGTATTGAAGGACAGCTTATCCGCGACTCACGTACACAGATCGTTGCAGAAGGTGCCGGAGAAGTAGTATATGTGGACGCAAGTACTATAAAAATCAAATATGACCGTACTGCTGACGAAGATTTTGTGAACTTCGACGACGCAGTAAAAACATATAATATCCCTAAATTCAGGAAAACAAACCAGAATACAACAATCGACCTTCGTCCTATTTGCCGCAAGGGAGAGAGAGTTGTTCTTGGACAAATCCTGACAGAAGGATACTCTACCGAAAAGGGAGAACTAGCTATAGGAAAGAACCTGAAAGTGGCGTTCATGCCATGGAAGGGATATAACTTTGAGGATGCTATCGTGCTAAACGAGCGTATCGTACGCGAAGATGTATTTACTTCTGTACACGTAGAAGAATTCGTACTCGAAGTACGCGATACTAAGCGTGGTGTAGAAGAATTGACTTCCGATATTCCGAACGTAAGTGAAGAAGCTACAAAAGACCTTGACGAGAGAGGTATCATCCGTATCGGAGCCCGCGTAAGTCCGGGAGATATTCTGATAGGTAAGATTACTCCCAAAGGAGAATCTGACCCTTCTCCTGAAGAGAAACTTCTACGTGCCATCTTTGGTGACAAAGCAGGTGATGTAAAAGATGCTTCTTTGAAAGCGTCCCCATCTCTGAAAGGAGTTGTTGTAGGTACAAACCTATTCTCTAAGGCGTCGAAAAAAGGAAAGACCAAACTTTCGAGCAAAGCCTTGCTTCCTAAGCTGGATGAAGAGTATGAAGAAAAAATAGCTAAAGTAAAATCAGTATTGGTAGACAAGCTATTGATCTTAACCGATGGCAAAACATCTCAGGGTGTAAAAGACTATCTTAATGTAGATATCATTGCCAAAGGTTCTAAATTTACGAAGAGTGCACTGGACAATATCGATTACGAGTCAATACAGGTGAGCAACTGGACTGCAGATGAACACAAAAATGAATTGATAAAAGATGTAATTGTTAACTTCCTGCGCAAATATAAAGAGCTTGACGCTGAACTGAAACGTAAACGTTTCGACCTTACTATCGGGGATGAACTTCCTTCCGGTATTGTTCAGATCGCAAAAGTTTATGTGGCTAAAAAGCGTAAAGTACAGGTAGGGGATAAGATGGCGGGACGTCACGGTAATAAAGGTATCGTGTCTCGTATCGTTCGTCAGGAAGATATGCCATTCTTACCGGACGGAACACCGGTTGATATTGTCTTGAATCCACTAGGGGTGCCTTCGCGTATGAACCTTGGTCAGATATTCGAGACAGTATTAGGTTGGGCTGGAAGAGAGCTTGGTGTGAAATTTGCCACTCCTATCTTCGACGGAGCAAGCCTTGACGATATGAACGCATGGACAGACAAAGCCGGAGTTCCTCGTTATGGTAAAGTTCGTTTATTCGATGGTGGTACAGGAGACCGTTTCGACCAGCATGCAACTGTAGGTATTATCTACATGCTAAAACTGGGTCACATGGTTGAAGACAAGATGCACGCCCGTTCTATCGGACCATACTCTCTTATTACGCAACAGCCTCTTGGAGGTAAAGCTCAATTCGGGGGTCAGCGTTTCGGAGAGATGGAGGTTTGGGCACTTGAAGCATTCGGTGCGGCTTACATCTTGAGAGAAATCCTGACTATCAAGTCTGACGACGTTGTCGGCCGTTCTAAAGCTTACGAAGCTATCGTGAAAGGCGAGCCAATGCCACAGCCGGGAATACCTGAGTCTTTGAACGTATTGCTTCACGAAATGCGTGGTCTGGGATTAAGCGTATCGCTTGACTAA